A stretch of DNA from Methylobacterium sp. CB376:
CAGTCACCCGGCGCGCACGTGATGATCTCGCTCATCGCCGTCATTGCCCATACGTTGAACCAGGATCGTGATCGTGCGGCGGTCTGGAGCGCTGACGTACGGCGGCGCCGCGGCGACATCTCTCAGGCGCATTTCTTCACTTCGTTTCCATTCCGACACGGACCGCTCCGTCTTCGCATGGCGAAGGCTCTGGACGATAACGATATCCGTTGAATGTTCCCGATCATTGATGCGCGACGGGTCATATCTCATTCGATGTGTGTCGGTGACGATCTGCTCGTACTCAGCGGGTCAAGCGTCGCCGAGCAGCTTATTCCGCTGCGCAAGGCTCGGGCACGACCGGTTCAGATCTGGTCCGGAATTTCCAGGTCGAGCAGCGCCGAGCTGAGACCCTTGCCGTGTGCGTCCAGTGCCAGCGAACGGGTCACGCCGCCGCCGAGTGCCCCCTTCAACACGAAATTCAGCGCCCCAATCTTCGGAAGCGCGTAGCGGACGACCTCGCCCGTAACGATCTCGCGAAAATGCTCCTTCACGCGCTCGGGCGTGACGTGCTCTTCGAGGCGGGCGTAGTCCGCCGGGTCGTAGGCGATGACCGAGATGTTCGAGGTGTTGCCCTTGTCTCCCGTGCGGGAGTGGGCGAGCGCACGCAGTTTCATCGTCTGACCTCTCGGCTTTTCAGGCTTCAACGAACTGGACGGCCGGGCGGGCGAGCTCGGCCGGCACGAGCACCGACTGTACCGCCACGACCTCGCGGGCTGCCTTCCAGGCGCCGCCGCCGCCGGCAGGACCATTGGTGTAGAGCGTCTCGACCTCGTTGCCGATCCGCACCGCCTCGGCCATGCTCTCGGTCCGCCCTATGACGCGCAGGCGGACCTCGTAAGGCTCGCGCCCGCCCGAGAGCGCGTCTCCGTGCAGGGCATCGACGCCGATCAAGTCGCAGCGCAACTCGGTCGTCTGGACACCGGTGAGCGCGAGCCGTTCGCGCACCACTTCGCGGGCGAGCCGACCGCGGGCCAGCGCGCCGGGCCCAGCGTAGGAGATCTGCCCCTCGCCGACGTAGGAGTCCACGTAGCCGACGGAGACCTTGAGCAAGCCGGTAGCGGGCGCGCCTGTCGCGCCGGTCACCCGCACCCTGTCGGGACCTACCTGCTCCATCTCGACCCCGGTGAAGTCGCCGACCACGTCTGGCTGGAGATAGCGGGCCGGATCATGCACCTCGTAGAGCATCTGCTCCTTGCAGGTAGCGAGGGTAATCTGCCCGCCCGAGCCCGCGACCTTGGTGATCTCCACCGTCCCGTCCTCGCCGACGATGCCGATCGGAAATCCGAGGCGTGCTAGGCCAGGCACGTCCTTCTGACCGGGATCAGCGAAGTAGCCGCCGGTGATCTGTCCGGCGCATTCGAGGAGATGGCCGACCAGGGTGCCGCGCCCTAAGCGTTCCCAGTCGTCCATCGCCCAGCCGAACTCGTGCACGAGCGGTGCGAGGAACAGGGCTGGATCGCCAACGCGGCCGGTGATCACCACGTCGGCGCCGTCCGCCAGCCCGTTGATGATGGGGACCGCGCCGAGGTAGGCGTTGGCCGAGATGACGCGGTTGCCGAGGTTTGCCACTCGCTCGCCGCTTTCCTCGAGCGTGAAATTGCCGGCGCGCACCGCATCGAGCAGATCGTCGCCCGTGACCGCGGCGACCTTCAGCCCGTTCAGGCCGAGCTCTCGGGCGATGGCCTGGGTTTTCTTCGCGGCGGCGACGGGGTTTGCCGCGCCCATGTTGGTGACGATGCGGATCCGGCGCTCCCGGCACGGCGCCAGCACTGCCCGCATGCGGGCCTCTAGCAGCGGATCGTAGCCGCCGTCCGGGTTCCGCATCTTCGCCTGCTGCGCCAGCGCAATGGTGCGCTCGGCCAAGCACTCGAACACCAGGTAGTCGATGTTGCCCTTC
This window harbors:
- a CDS encoding AtuA-related protein codes for the protein MKLRALAHSRTGDKGNTSNISVIAYDPADYARLEEHVTPERVKEHFREIVTGEVVRYALPKIGALNFVLKGALGGGVTRSLALDAHGKGLSSALLDLEIPDQI
- a CDS encoding acyclic terpene utilization AtuA family protein yields the protein MKTIHLGSGAGYAGDRIEPALELAEKGNIDYLVFECLAERTIALAQQAKMRNPDGGYDPLLEARMRAVLAPCRERRIRIVTNMGAANPVAAAKKTQAIARELGLNGLKVAAVTGDDLLDAVRAGNFTLEESGERVANLGNRVISANAYLGAVPIINGLADGADVVITGRVGDPALFLAPLVHEFGWAMDDWERLGRGTLVGHLLECAGQITGGYFADPGQKDVPGLARLGFPIGIVGEDGTVEITKVAGSGGQITLATCKEQMLYEVHDPARYLQPDVVGDFTGVEMEQVGPDRVRVTGATGAPATGLLKVSVGYVDSYVGEGQISYAGPGALARGRLAREVVRERLALTGVQTTELRCDLIGVDALHGDALSGGREPYEVRLRVIGRTESMAEAVRIGNEVETLYTNGPAGGGGAWKAAREVVAVQSVLVPAELARPAVQFVEA